DNA sequence from the Candidatus Woesearchaeota archaeon genome:
AGGAGAATTAATCAAAGAAATAGTATTTATAGAATCTTCAGATGAAGCTAGAGAATTATATAATCAAGGTAGATTTGGAGAATTAGTAGACAACAAATATCATTATTCTTTAGTTGAAGCCTTATACATGTTAGAAAGAAAAAAATTAGAAATTACTCAAAAATCAAAAGAATTAACTTACGAAACTTTTCTAAAATTATGTAAAAAAATAGATCCAAACTTTTGGATACGATATTGTGTTTATAGGGATTTAAGAAAAAGAGGATATATAGTTAAAACTGCATTAAAATTTGGTGCAGATTTTAGAGTATATGATAGGGGAATTAAACCTGGTGAAGACCATGCAAAATGGATTGTTTATCCAGTTCACGAAAGCACAGCTTTAACATGGTATGATTTTGCAGCAAAAAATAGAGTTGCACATTCAACAAAAAAAAGATTATTAATTGGAATTGTTGATGAAGAGTCAGATGTAACTTATTACGAAATCAATTGGAAAAGACCTTAGTTTATAAATAAAATATTTAAACCTAGTTTTAAAAGGCAAAAAACAAAAAACTATTTAAATAAGAAATCAATTTATAAATAAAAAGAGGATGATACAGTGAACAAAGGATTAATATTATTAACATTAGTAATAACTTCTATTAGTTTGTTTGGTATCTTGACAGTAAGTCAATTAGGTTCTGTTACAGGTATGGTTGTAGGAGATTTAGAACCTACAGATTCAAACATTTTAGTTATAGCTTTAATCTTGGGTGGTTTATTAGGTTCGGTATATGCTGGTAATTATGTTTATAGTTTAATGTCTACAGACGAATTAGACGAACAATTAGATATTTATACTTCTCAAGCATTAGATAGTGGTTATTCCAAAGAATTCGTTACTTTTAAACTCTTAAACGCTGGTTGGCCTAAAGAAAAAATAAGTAACTCTTTCAAAAGAGTAAAACTTTTATAGTCTTAACTTCTTGAATTTTAATATGATTATTAGTACTACTCCTAAAATTAAACCAGAAAGTATGGGTAATAAAAGAGATAGATTATTAGAATATATAAAAAGAACTGGCCCTATTTTACCTATGCAAGCTGCAAATGAAATAGGTGTTAATTCTGTTTTTGCAGGTGCAATGCTTTCAGAACTATCTCAAACAGGAAAATTAAAAATAACTACAGTAAAAAAAGGCGGCTCACCTTTTTATTATGCTCCTGGAGACGAGCAAAAATTAATTCCTCTTTCTCAATATCTAAATGAAAAAGATAAAGTTGTTTTTGAAAATCTAAAAGTAAAAAAAGTAATGTTTGATTCTGCACTAACGCCCTTAGAAAGAGTTTCACTAAGACAAATGAAAGACTATGCAGTTCCAATTCCAATAGAAGATAAATTATTTTGGAGATTTTATTTAGTTGAAGAACAAGAAGCATTAAAATCTATTCAAGAGTTGTCTAACTTAGCAGACAAGGTTCTTCCAAAATTACCTTCTTCAGGCGTAATAAGTGTTAATTCCTTAGGTATAGAAGTAAAATCCCCAGAACCAAAACTTTCAGACAGAGAACAATTCTTAGAACAATTTAAAGAAAAATATGATGAACATGTTAAAAATTCAACAA
Encoded proteins:
- the endA gene encoding tRNA-intron lyase, whose amino-acid sequence is MKGELIKEIVFIESSDEARELYNQGRFGELVDNKYHYSLVEALYMLERKKLEITQKSKELTYETFLKLCKKIDPNFWIRYCVYRDLRKRGYIVKTALKFGADFRVYDRGIKPGEDHAKWIVYPVHESTALTWYDFAAKNRVAHSTKKRLLIGIVDEESDVTYYEINWKRP